The following coding sequences lie in one uncultured Mailhella sp. genomic window:
- a CDS encoding glycosyltransferase, which translates to MKENFEPNQYIYLLEEKIDFYQNKVESFYKDQFRIINNERLKIEEAKSSLEEKYTELYDKYAILIHESSEYKVSYNKASELLQANGVRLACLQKELDAARAAHEETLEKYASAGKELGSLKAALSEAAAHAASEEREHVAERTRLQSALESSQQAVAEALEKLDSAVKERDSLKAALSEAAAHAASEDREHVAERTRLQSTLESSRQALAEALEKLDSIVKERDRLKTALSETTAHAASEEQSYVAECTRLQATVQKMRKSLDRMIPVEQYNQLRNELVHQQEEHNLSSRRSAQTIDELQSKISRMENWTSMKVGRAVIKAGSLKGFLSLPYDLYHVWKDVRGRRGAEGKALSIQSLRQMLMTQGGKAVLQQITESSLSPGRKADLAARLAKECYKQDSTSALLLMECSLSYKNNNAYRKWYAFRLFDAGNIRKSYALLAELGKTVHFSASENNKKRYIEGCERLLNKLPVIHEISRKKSDNNRKIFYIASSSIVYQTTGYTVRTHNLLRELVAQGMEVLCVTRPGYPLDRNDIQFDGEIRRSCEIDNVTYITLDGPHRRKEALDVYLTKSSDLLTEFFRKVQPAVVHAASNYETALPACMAAHSLGIPFIYEVRGLWEYTTASRIPQWETSERFHLDSRLEAYVTAHADAVCALNGSLLEEIMRRATLRRAPFLLPNAIPGDLRPVTEKSETFLNRWSLSKNDFIVGYVGSIVGYEGLDILLRAASDIKEEIPSLKVVLCGVGNALDSLKELSAELGMEKRVIFTGAVPHKDVALCMSVFDVAVLPRADYAVCHLVSPLKLYEYMAYGLPLVVSDVKAMREMVDPGSDALVFPVGNTRALSECLIRLHAHPELRRSLREHALETASRHTWAKSVGKLLKCYSSFFSEEYADVSHAEKGGFMQPGLSESDSQIAEICRGDEHITPLAENITVLPCTGNSLTAEEKDLLQDRLKSSLAGGGAAAVMDFLKRQDAVCSRKIQAFCHIKASGLLLAAGFDEQAVVCAEHAAVLDSGAGTLRGFIKVLHDAARFEKAAEVATRLKTQLGAKISEKDASFLARIFESEALLRDAVAEKSACRFEPRPGVVLNILAFSLPYTSVGYATRSHGLARGIQHAGWDIVPYTRPGFPGDFKKELAGETLPLTDTIDGVTYHRILDISRNDMSEEAYLRACAEAWETIILQVRPSVVHAASNYVTALPALIAAKKAGVSFVYEVRGFWEVTRSSRDKSFMNTAKYRYMALFEKVVCDQADKVITITTPMKKELMHRGLPEEKISIAFNSVDVERFVPVPRDEALAEKLGIAGDCPVIGYVGSIVDYEGLDDLITAAAALKQEGLKFRLLLVGDGAVFEELHRQVEELSLEDIVIMPGRVPHEQVESYYSLVHIAPFPRKPWEVCELVSPLKPFEAMAQQKAVVVSSTEALREIVRHGENGMIFEKGNVVSLQNVLRELLTDADLCARLGQNARNWVMQERTWNHAGQVCVETYGKIREIQDYAGI; encoded by the coding sequence ATGAAAGAGAATTTTGAGCCTAATCAATATATTTATTTATTAGAAGAGAAGATTGACTTTTATCAAAATAAAGTTGAATCTTTTTATAAAGATCAATTTCGTATTATAAACAATGAAAGGTTAAAGATTGAGGAGGCTAAAAGTTCTCTTGAAGAAAAGTATACTGAATTATATGATAAATATGCTATTTTAATTCATGAATCTTCTGAATATAAAGTATCATATAATAAAGCCAGTGAACTTCTGCAGGCAAACGGAGTACGACTTGCTTGCCTGCAGAAAGAACTGGACGCCGCTCGTGCCGCACATGAAGAGACTTTGGAAAAATACGCCTCTGCAGGAAAGGAACTAGGTAGCCTGAAGGCGGCGCTCTCTGAGGCGGCAGCTCATGCTGCGTCTGAAGAGCGGGAGCATGTTGCCGAACGTACTCGTCTGCAAAGTGCCCTGGAGTCATCTCAGCAGGCAGTGGCGGAAGCACTGGAAAAGCTGGACAGTGCCGTGAAGGAGCGGGACAGCCTGAAGGCGGCGCTCTCTGAGGCGGCAGCTCATGCTGCGTCCGAAGACCGGGAACATGTTGCCGAGCGTACTCGCCTGCAAAGCACCCTGGAGTCATCTCGGCAGGCATTGGCGGAAGCACTGGAAAAGCTGGACAGCATAGTGAAGGAACGTGATCGTCTGAAGACGGCTCTCTCTGAGACAACGGCTCATGCTGCGTCCGAAGAGCAGAGCTATGTCGCCGAGTGCACGCGCCTGCAGGCTACAGTGCAGAAAATGAGGAAGAGCTTGGACAGAATGATACCTGTTGAGCAGTATAATCAGCTTAGAAATGAGCTTGTGCATCAACAGGAGGAACATAATCTGTCCAGCAGGAGAAGCGCTCAGACCATTGACGAGCTCCAGAGCAAAATTTCCAGAATGGAGAACTGGACTTCCATGAAGGTGGGACGTGCGGTCATCAAAGCGGGGAGTCTTAAGGGATTTCTCTCGTTGCCGTATGACCTTTATCATGTATGGAAGGATGTCAGGGGACGTAGAGGTGCTGAAGGGAAGGCTTTGTCCATCCAGTCACTGCGGCAGATGCTGATGACACAGGGCGGAAAAGCCGTTTTGCAGCAGATTACGGAAAGTTCTCTTTCTCCCGGCAGGAAGGCTGATCTTGCTGCGCGCCTTGCAAAGGAATGTTATAAGCAGGACAGTACCTCAGCCTTGTTGCTTATGGAATGTAGCCTGAGCTATAAGAACAACAATGCCTATAGAAAATGGTATGCTTTTCGTCTTTTCGATGCTGGTAATATTAGAAAAAGTTACGCGTTGCTTGCTGAATTGGGTAAAACTGTACATTTTAGCGCATCAGAAAATAATAAAAAGCGTTACATAGAAGGATGCGAGAGATTATTGAATAAACTTCCCGTAATTCATGAAATATCTCGAAAGAAAAGCGATAATAATAGAAAAATATTTTATATAGCATCATCATCTATTGTATATCAGACTACTGGTTATACAGTCAGAACTCATAACTTGTTGCGTGAACTTGTCGCTCAGGGAATGGAAGTTCTATGTGTTACTCGTCCAGGCTATCCATTGGATAGAAATGATATTCAGTTTGATGGAGAAATACGCAGATCTTGTGAGATTGATAATGTTACCTATATAACATTGGATGGACCACACAGAAGAAAGGAAGCTTTGGATGTGTATCTTACCAAATCTTCTGATCTTCTGACGGAATTTTTCCGCAAAGTGCAGCCTGCTGTTGTACATGCAGCTTCGAATTATGAGACTGCACTTCCTGCATGTATGGCTGCCCATAGTCTGGGGATTCCTTTTATATATGAGGTACGCGGCCTTTGGGAATACACCACAGCATCCCGTATTCCGCAATGGGAGACGAGCGAGCGTTTTCATCTCGACAGCAGGCTTGAGGCTTATGTGACGGCACATGCTGATGCTGTATGTGCACTCAATGGTTCCTTGCTGGAAGAAATTATGCGAAGAGCTACGCTGAGAAGAGCTCCTTTTTTGCTGCCCAATGCCATTCCTGGTGACTTAAGGCCGGTAACGGAAAAGTCTGAGACTTTTCTTAACCGATGGAGTCTTTCAAAGAACGATTTTATTGTCGGATACGTAGGATCAATTGTCGGATATGAAGGACTGGACATACTTTTGCGGGCGGCGTCCGATATAAAAGAGGAAATTCCATCGCTCAAGGTCGTCCTCTGTGGCGTCGGCAATGCGCTGGACTCTTTGAAGGAGCTTTCTGCCGAACTGGGTATGGAGAAAAGGGTTATCTTTACAGGAGCGGTTCCTCATAAGGATGTTGCGCTGTGCATGAGTGTTTTTGACGTGGCGGTTCTGCCTCGTGCAGACTACGCAGTTTGCCACCTCGTATCACCGCTTAAGTTGTATGAATACATGGCATACGGACTGCCCCTTGTGGTGTCTGACGTAAAGGCCATGCGGGAGATGGTGGATCCCGGAAGCGATGCGTTGGTGTTCCCTGTCGGCAATACGCGCGCTTTGTCAGAGTGTCTGATTCGACTCCATGCGCATCCTGAGCTGAGGCGTTCCCTGCGTGAGCATGCTCTGGAAACTGCGAGTCGGCATACCTGGGCGAAGAGCGTGGGTAAGCTTTTGAAATGTTACTCTTCATTTTTCTCTGAAGAGTATGCTGATGTTTCTCATGCCGAGAAAGGTGGCTTCATGCAGCCGGGACTCTCGGAGTCTGACTCTCAAATTGCTGAGATTTGCAGGGGAGATGAACATATTACTCCCTTGGCGGAGAACATCACGGTATTGCCGTGTACGGGCAACAGCCTTACGGCGGAAGAAAAAGACCTGCTTCAGGACAGACTGAAAAGCAGTCTGGCCGGGGGAGGGGCTGCTGCCGTAATGGACTTTCTGAAGAGGCAGGATGCCGTGTGCAGTCGCAAGATTCAGGCATTCTGCCATATCAAGGCGTCCGGTCTTTTGCTTGCCGCCGGTTTTGACGAGCAGGCCGTGGTCTGTGCAGAACATGCTGCTGTTCTTGATTCGGGTGCAGGTACGCTGCGGGGCTTTATAAAAGTTTTGCATGATGCTGCCCGTTTTGAAAAAGCCGCCGAAGTTGCCACAAGACTGAAAACACAGCTCGGCGCCAAGATTTCTGAGAAGGATGCTTCATTTCTTGCCAGAATATTTGAGAGCGAGGCGTTGCTTCGCGATGCAGTGGCGGAAAAAAGCGCCTGTCGCTTCGAGCCGCGTCCTGGGGTGGTATTGAACATTCTGGCGTTCAGTCTGCCATACACTTCTGTAGGTTATGCTACACGCTCTCATGGACTGGCCCGGGGGATACAGCATGCCGGGTGGGATATCGTTCCTTATACCCGTCCCGGTTTTCCCGGGGACTTCAAGAAAGAGCTGGCGGGAGAAACTCTGCCGCTTACGGATACCATAGACGGTGTCACCTATCATCGTATTCTGGACATATCCCGTAATGACATGAGTGAAGAAGCATATCTGCGTGCCTGTGCAGAGGCATGGGAGACAATCATTCTTCAGGTACGGCCCTCCGTTGTACATGCGGCATCCAATTACGTCACAGCTCTTCCCGCGCTTATTGCCGCAAAAAAAGCAGGGGTATCTTTTGTCTATGAGGTGCGCGGATTCTGGGAGGTTACCCGTTCGTCCCGTGACAAATCTTTCATGAATACGGCTAAGTACCGTTACATGGCACTGTTTGAGAAGGTCGTCTGCGATCAGGCGGACAAGGTCATCACCATTACCACCCCCATGAAGAAAGAGCTGATGCATCGGGGGCTGCCGGAAGAAAAGATATCCATAGCCTTCAACAGTGTGGATGTGGAACGCTTTGTTCCCGTTCCCAGAGATGAGGCTCTGGCAGAAAAGCTCGGTATAGCCGGAGATTGTCCTGTAATAGGCTATGTCGGCTCCATCGTTGACTATGAGGGACTTGATGACTTGATAACGGCGGCAGCGGCCCTGAAGCAGGAAGGACTGAAGTTCCGCCTTCTGCTTGTGGGGGACGGTGCCGTGTTCGAAGAGCTTCACCGTCAGGTGGAGGAACTGAGCCTTGAAGATATCGTCATCATGCCGGGGCGCGTGCCTCATGAACAGGTTGAATCCTATTATTCTCTTGTGCACATAGCACCGTTCCCGCGCAAGCCGTGGGAAGTGTGTGAACTTGTCTCTCCGCTCAAACCCTTTGAGGCCATGGCCCAGCAGAAGGCTGTGGTTGTGTCGTCCACGGAAGCCCTTCGTGAAATTGTCCGGCACGGAGAAAATGGCATGATATTTGAAAAGGGCAATGTCGTCAGTCTGCAGAACGTGCTGCGTGAACTTCTCACGGATGCAGACCTGTGCGCTCGTCTGGGGCAGAACGCCAGAAACTGGGTCATGCAGGAACGTACATGGAATCATGCCGGTCAGGTGTGCGTGGAGACGTATGGGAAGATCAGGGAGATACAGGACTATGCAGGGATTTGA
- a CDS encoding methyltransferase domain-containing protein, whose product MQGFETHDYYIGACPICNDSLQEVEKGQICKICSSRARTRSLDAVINKYLASCMHDNSAAKLPLLTFAMTGAEKKFLLPIFHTFKSVSLFGSYGSNHETGVDIRDLSRYETNSFAGVYGSLLFDYFPEHEQALKECFRVIAPGGIFFTHISSSRILDGYESPREKGRIKSRTGYSDCLLGKTTLPDVQVGRDWFLQKLEQTGFKPSLVRVHDAVPGLVSEWFVGIKSEKKGLTEYFETDASDNNVISTRITEVFRSTVPLGDGIGILTFELIEGIHSSLTFLEDHIFEFKGNLSRELLAAGNARNQLLLSHDLGNTWQQIYADIQWDSKIRSVFSLADGGRLVRTFTGQMYHLGADGNLLSQYPTGIWHWHGSQGIGQSSTGTVMYAEYAAMRKDDGIQAASVWRYRPHLPEEGWHKVLTFPVAVCPPLGELRHFHICYPHPKKPSLWILASGDMDNHCRLWISADDGDSWQEMTFDSIELKDMPAQAPRLLRFTSFAALKNGDLIWGTDDVCDSRRAALVTLSLSGEKPMLSFLGWLGKNCIRNITTCGDRTFLLISESKHELTAADCILFDAENKRTCFLLLPNIAQQKSPTTGSLGSLTMLDKTGFFPASGSILIQSDKRGLFRVRIKER is encoded by the coding sequence ATGCAGGGATTTGAAACTCATGATTACTATATTGGCGCATGTCCTATCTGCAATGATTCTTTACAGGAAGTTGAAAAAGGACAGATTTGTAAAATCTGTTCCAGCCGTGCGCGAACACGCTCTCTGGATGCTGTGATAAACAAATATCTCGCTTCGTGTATGCATGATAATTCTGCTGCAAAGTTGCCATTGCTGACTTTTGCCATGACAGGAGCAGAAAAAAAGTTTCTTTTACCTATTTTTCATACATTTAAATCTGTCTCACTGTTCGGTTCCTACGGTTCAAATCATGAGACCGGTGTGGATATACGGGATCTTTCGCGTTATGAAACAAACAGTTTCGCCGGGGTGTACGGTTCGCTGCTGTTTGATTATTTTCCAGAACATGAACAAGCACTAAAAGAGTGTTTTCGCGTTATTGCTCCAGGAGGTATTTTTTTTACTCACATCTCCTCCTCTCGCATCCTCGACGGCTACGAATCTCCTCGGGAAAAGGGGAGAATCAAATCCCGCACTGGATATTCTGATTGTCTGCTGGGGAAAACGACTCTCCCTGATGTACAGGTAGGGCGTGACTGGTTTCTGCAAAAGCTGGAGCAGACGGGGTTCAAACCTTCCTTGGTTCGAGTACATGATGCTGTGCCGGGACTGGTATCGGAGTGGTTTGTCGGCATCAAATCTGAAAAAAAAGGACTGACGGAATATTTCGAAACAGATGCCTCTGATAACAATGTCATCAGTACCAGAATTACTGAAGTTTTCCGTTCTACAGTACCTCTTGGAGATGGTATTGGAATTCTTACTTTTGAGCTTATAGAAGGGATACATAGCAGCCTCACGTTTCTGGAAGATCATATATTCGAATTCAAGGGGAATTTATCTCGTGAACTTCTTGCTGCCGGCAATGCTAGAAACCAGCTTCTCCTATCCCATGATCTGGGAAATACATGGCAGCAGATCTATGCCGATATTCAATGGGACAGCAAGATTCGTTCTGTTTTTTCTCTGGCAGACGGCGGGCGTCTTGTTCGTACTTTTACGGGGCAGATGTATCATCTAGGGGCTGACGGCAATCTCCTCAGCCAATACCCTACCGGCATCTGGCACTGGCACGGCTCGCAAGGTATCGGTCAGTCATCCACAGGTACGGTCATGTATGCCGAATATGCTGCCATGAGAAAGGACGATGGCATACAGGCAGCCAGTGTCTGGCGCTATCGACCTCACTTACCGGAAGAGGGGTGGCACAAGGTACTGACCTTTCCTGTAGCTGTATGTCCCCCCCTAGGGGAATTGCGTCATTTCCATATATGTTATCCGCACCCGAAGAAGCCATCCTTATGGATTTTGGCTTCCGGCGATATGGACAACCATTGCCGCCTGTGGATAAGCGCAGATGATGGAGATTCGTGGCAGGAAATGACTTTTGACTCTATTGAGTTGAAAGATATGCCTGCACAGGCTCCACGACTGCTGCGTTTTACATCCTTTGCAGCACTGAAAAATGGTGATTTAATCTGGGGAACGGATGATGTCTGTGACAGTAGGCGTGCTGCATTGGTCACATTAAGCTTGTCTGGAGAAAAGCCGATGCTCTCTTTTCTCGGTTGGCTCGGCAAAAATTGTATTCGCAATATTACAACCTGTGGTGATAGGACGTTTCTACTGATTTCAGAATCAAAACATGAACTGACAGCGGCAGATTGCATACTTTTTGATGCCGAAAACAAACGTACCTGCTTCCTATTGTTGCCCAACATTGCTCAACAAAAAAGTCCTACGACAGGTTCTTTAGGCTCCTTAACGATGCTCGATAAGACTGGTTTTTTCCCTGCATCTGGTTCCATTCTCATTCAGTCAGATAAAAGAGGCCTTTTCCGTGTTCGCATAAAGGAGAGGTAA